The Epinephelus fuscoguttatus linkage group LG19, E.fuscoguttatus.final_Chr_v1 genome contains the following window.
GACTTTGCGTGGTAGAGTCTTAACTCGCAAAGACCTGCgtttactgacagtggttttccaaagtgtttcCAAGCCTGCGCAGCAACATCCTTTATACAATCATGTTGGTTTTTCATGCAGTGCCACctgagaggtcaaaggtcacaggcattcagtgttggttttcaACCTTGCCCCTTACGTGCAGAGATTTCTCTACATTCAATTGACTATAGGTCAAACAAGATACGCAAATAATTGAATTCTGTTTTTAGTTAGGTTCCAGCATTTTGGAATCAGGCTGCGTTTGACCGCTTTTGCAAATACATCCATGTACTAGAGTCAATAGTGACATACTTACATATCAATAGGTCTCAATCAGGCTCTCACCTGCTGAGAAACACTGGTGAAGTGCTCGTGAATGTAGTCCATGCTGCGTTTCTCCAGCACCTTACAAGAATGGGCCTCGGCAAAGCAGTGAATCCCCACACAGTTCATCTCATCCATCTGACGCTCCATAAATTGACAACAGGCCTCTCGAACAGCCATCACATCCAGCAGGTTGGCTGCTGCCAGCAGAGCCTGGACGCAAATGTGATTGGTGTTttagaacacacacacgctttgaTGAAGGATGGTGTGAAGGAGAAAAGATAAGCGCTGATACTTTACCTGAACATTTGCTTTAGAAATGTAGACCTCTGATGTGTAGGCGTAGCTCACCAGCATGCCAATCATCTGAGGCTCAACACCATTGATGGCAACACGCTCCTGTTTGGACTCGATCAGGTCAGTGGAGAACATTGCCTGAGGagacaaaatgaacatcagGACATTTTGTGCCTGTCACTGACATGACTGTGCGGGGAGCTGTGTTTACCTGGAAGTAGGAGCTGAAGGAGGCCAGCACGATGCGATGGCAGGGGAACTCCTGTCCTCCACAGCACAGGGTCACATCACAGAAGGCATTGTTGAGCCGCAGGCTGTTGAGGCCCTGCAGGACAGTGTTGGGGTGCCTGGACTCCACAAATAGATAGTCCTCGCTGCTCAGGGAGGCTGCGGGCGCGGCAGCAGCGGCGCTGGCGTCCTCCTGGATCGGGAAGGTGACGTTTATAGTGGACGGTGAAGGCAAACCGGCGTTGACGGCGATTATTTCAGCCATGTCTCACTACTCTAGGCAAGCCTGGGAGGTGAGTGGAGGCAAAGAAGACAAGACAGTTAGGACGGCCAATTCACACTTTAGATAAACAAACGACTTTAACATTAGCTGGTCGAGTACTTCTCAGTAAGTTAGCTTTAATTAAGAGTGACGTTTGTAAAAGTAGCGGGAGAAGCAACAAGGTGGAGAGACGACCTGAGATTGACTATCAGTTAACGTTAGCCTACTAATGAGGCTTAGCGGCACCGAGGAGCCGTTAGCTCTCGAGACAAACTAATCCGCCGTTGCACGAGACTACTCAGCAGGTACACACAGGTGACATTAAACGTTCAGAAGTTGTGAGAATGAAGCACATTACCTGTAAGACATAATCGTGACCACTATTGAGCGAGCCCAATCTCCCCACACACAGTTACACGAACGTTACGGTCAGCGTTTAAAGCCTCTCACCGGAAGTCCCGCCCACAGGGCAAGAGCTATCACCGCCGAGTACTTCCGGCTTTGCTTCGGTACCCGCGCCACACcaatacatttttgaaaaataataacattgaCTCAGAAATCATTCTCATTCTCTTTGCTGGGCAAATGTAGCGTTTGGTAtctataataacaataatgaaaaatatataaaaatgtatgtggtcaatttaattattttaagcaAAATATCTCACATATTTAATCATATATTTATGATACAAATATACATATTAATACAGTCTATGGAATCATATTCATAGTCCCAAATTCAGCCATGCTAATCCTTTATTTATAGCATTTGAAAGTGAATCTAAACAgtacattaaaggtccagtgtgcaggatttaggggcagCTATTATCTTAAACGGTAGCctatatatttatgtgtatttaaaaaggggcagtgcacattaattaaaATGACACACTTAAGTCAGGAaaatgtgccagatttagccTTACAAGCTCATTTTCGTCTGCAGTCCCTGGCAGGTTGATggtatatgtgtatataaagaaaaagacagtgCTTATGTGCCCTTCTTTGGACATACCATATATCCTATCTGCTTTTATCTGTGCTTCTGTATATTATTTTAATGAGCAAGCATATAACCATAGACAAAAGCACATAGCAAAGCACATtagcaaaaacaacaagacaTAAGCACTATTACTAAAACAATGACACTCCACCAAAAACAATAAGAACACACTATACAAAAGTACAACATAAAATGCAACATAGACCAAAGCACAtagccacaaacaaacacacaaaagcacaattAGCAAGACAGTCACATAACCAtaaggctttttgatgagggaaccagggagACGCTAACTCCTGTATCGGCCTAcaaacatcatccctggagtGGAGCTCCTTCAGAGTCTGCTATGTTGTATTACAGTAGCGGGATTTATCTTGTGTGGGGGAGCAGTAACATATAGGCTATCAGGGGGCTTATAGCTACCTCCTGTCACCTTCTGTCATTCATATTTTTCACAAAATCATagtaacagtattttatttttgggggTAAAAACTGAACAACTCAACCATGTGTGCATTGCTGGTTATTGCCTTCTCATGAGCCAAAATCACCATCAAATCTAGTTTTTCTGATGCACCAGCTGCCTCTTCATAATCTCTAGCCACAAAGTAGATGCTTGAACACATTTCCAAATGATCAAGCCTAATTTTTGTTATCTTGTTATTTTGTATACCTAGAATTAGACATTTTTTTATGCTGCACATGTGCCATCAACTTGGtgaatttctttctttatttgtctgttttcttcACTTGCAGTAAACTGAGCTATTTTGACCACTGGTTTTTACCATACCTTGTGGGGACCAACTTTTCAGTCCACAAATGGTAGTCCCACCAATATGATGAATATGAgatcaaacagacacacacatatggatCAGAGAATATTAGATCagagactctttttttttttattatattttatttatttgaaaattatTGTTTGTTGCTTGTCAAAATTATCATAAAAAGCATGACAATATAGATTCAGATTTAGCTGCtaatattataattttattgtCTTTCCAGAGGCTATTGTTGATATTGTAAGTCCTTGACACACCTGTTATGCTGTTTGAAAATTGGATATAATTCCATTATTCCACAGCCATGAACATAAACTCATTTCTTAAAGTTGTTGCTGAGATAGATTGTtgaataatctttatttaacacagaaaatcaaactCTTTGCTGTCTTTACAAAAGATACAGACTCATTTTTGGTGGCAATTAAGCAAAATCACACAGAAGGAGCGGTGTTGTACTGAACATCATCACGACTGTGATCAGGACGTAGGCACGCAGCCACGGGCCAAAAGAGGACAATAATAAGTGACAATACattatgatttgtttgtttatttaatggacggcacggtggtgtagtggttaacactgttgcctgacagcaagagggttcttgaTTCAGttccaggagggagcccttctgtgcggaatttgcatgttcttctcgtgtcagcgtgggttttctccgggtactccggcttcctcccacagtccaaagacatgcagcttaattggtgactctaaattgtccgtaggtgtgaatgtgagtgtgaatggttgtctgtctctatgtgtcagccctatgatagtctggcgacctgtccagggtgtaccctgcctttcgtccaatgtcagctgggataggctccagcccccctgcaaccctcaagaggataagtggttacgaaaatggatggatgtttatttacatatttatttcgCTCTGCCAACACAAATAATTCTGCAGCTGTACTGGGACTGGACTGTTGTTAAGCAACACATAAACCTTCATGCACACTTGCATCCTGGAGGTTTGCAGTGAAGTATTCATGtttctttccctcccttttgTCCTCTTCTGACGACCATTTATAATTTAACCCAAATGCTGTTTGTGGAGATATGTTTACCTTTGTGGTGCAAGGTTTGGTAATGGTTGATTTAATTAAGGGTTTAGAACAATTGTAAAGGGGAGTAATACACGCATAGTTAAAGTTCCAGTactgttatactctatatcggCGCTCATTGAATGCCGTCGGTCCAATTAAATTGGTTGGAACTGTTGCATTAATGGGATTATATACCACTGTCCATGTGTTTTTTAGATCACAAGCAGCTGTCCTTTATCTTGCCAGGTGTCTCCAGTGCGTTCTTTCTGCGAGCAACAGCTTCCAGGATCTTCTTCCTTGGTCCCAGCTGGATGCGAATGCCTTTTAGGTCTTCATCGGAGCAGAGCATCAGCGCCTCCAGGTCTAGGTGCTCTCTGCTGAATGCAAGAGCAAACTCTGGCAAGGAGATGGCAGATAAGAACACATCCAGAGGAGAGGTTtcctcatcatcgtcatcatccaGTCCCAGATCTTCCTGATCCCAGGGCAAATCGGTGTCACCGTTCCCCTCGAAGTCGGCGGCATCCTCCTCTGCCTCAAATAACTCATTCTGAACGAGGTAGCCGAGACTTTCGTTGGTTCCGCTGGGGATGTCCTCCGACTCCAGCCCCATCTTCTTCATGAAAATCAGACCTCCAAGGCCGGGCCGGTTGAAGATAGACTGTTTGACTTGGCCTGGTTCATCATTGTCATAGTCGTCGAAGTCTGCCATTCCTTCTTCGTCTAACATGCTCTCATCCTGCTCATTGAAGACACCCAGAAACTCCGGCTGTTCTGACGCTACACTCTCCTGTTTGAGGAAAATAACATTCCCATCTCCTCCTGCCCTCTGCAGCGTGCCTTTATCTTTCTTCCCAAGTTTCTTCTGGAGCGTGCCTTTAACCCTGGCTGTAAGGGAGCCAGATTTATCAGCAGCAATAAGCTTGGAGAACTGCTCATTAACACCAGACATGTTGCCACCATCTGAGAGTGCTGACGCCAAGCTGGCCTCTGAGACAGGCCCAGTATTGCCAGCTCCACGCTGCATTTTATCCATCTTGCTCTGGTGTTTCTTCTTCACCTTCTCACAGAGTTTCACACGCTTCTCCGCTTCTTTGATGGCCTCCTTCTTTAGATTGGCAACCTTCTTGGGATTTTGGTTGGTCTGCTGTGAGGCGGCAGCATCCAGGAACCGCACGCAGTCCATGCGGTCACGAGAGGCAGCTACATCCATAGCTGTGTGGTGTTCATTGTCCAGTGCAAAAAGGTTGGCACCAAAGTTGACCAGAAAGCTGAGGATGTGCATGTGGCCATTGGCTGCAGCGTGGTGCAACGGTGTGTTTCCCCAGATGTCACTCCTGTTGGGGTCTCCTCTGTGTGACACAAAAGAAAGATTCGATTTAAAGTAATGATCtgcaactttttattttttagccaCTCTCTATCACAATTGAATCATTTCATCCCCACTCAACTTCGTGGAGCGCTAAACTAGAAGTATCCATCTTGGCCGGCAGAAGTCTCTGGTGCACCTACTACATGAGCTGCACAGTGCAGAAGCAGTGTGGATTAAGATTGCATGGGTCCACCCACAGCCCGCAGGTGGGGCAGTTCGGGTAAACTTATTAGAAAATACTGGGGGTGTTGGGCAGGCGGGGCATGaagtgacaaagcagcgttctgagtaagttattaataacttacagatATGtgcaataataatatttttttatgtgattACAAACTAAGAGAACATTGTTCTAAATATTATCTATCATTATTTCTGTCAAAGATGCACATAAATCCCATGTACTGGAACTTTAAGTTAAGCtagttatcttagcttagcgCATAGCTTGGCTATGTCTTGGCAGGGATCAGTAACTTCCCAGAGTCTccgctggttgcctggcaactggtCCTAGCCCTGAAAGTTCATCACATAACCTTTGAATACCCACAAAGTGTTGTTTTGACACTTTTGTACGGAGTAAAAGAACAGGATATATGGTGTTAAttagctttagaggtgctggtacaTTCTGTTAtatttggacagagccaggctagctttATCCCTTAGCTTCCATTCtccatgctaagctaagctaacgggCTGCAGCCTCCAGGTCCAGCTATATATTTACAGAAATGATCAATCCTTTCATCCAGCTCTGACCAAGAGTAAGTGCATTTACTAAACATATAAAATGTAGTCCTTTAAATGTAGGGTAAGAATTAACATgaaatgtttcaaaataaactcagcatTGTACGTACCACCAAACATGGCTGTACATAATTGGTAAACTATTAAGATTTAAAGTCCTCCAGTGCTGTGCGTCATTGTCATAGCCATAAAAATCTTGATTGCTGTATCTAAGTAACAACTTCTCATAAATTCCAATGACCAAAGCGGAAAAGCTTCAGTTATTTCTGGCCACGTAGGTGAGGCGTGTGTTACGCCCTACTAAATATCCTCCAAACATCTTTGCTGaacttcatttttcagtaagAATGCTGCTCTAGATTTAAGCCTGTCTTTTGTTGTGTTGAATGAAGGATGGaggtgggggtggtgggggACAGATAAAGAGCTCTTTTGTTTTACAGGGCGGCTTTGGCTGATTAAACATTTGGCTCTGCTCACGGAAGAGTGGAATTAAGTTTTAGCTCATTTTATCATGACATGTGAACACCATCTTGTGTTGTCAAATCCCAGATGACATCCAAAATAACTGATGCTATGCAtaagaaaaatgcttaaaacacattatttttcagTCATAGATTTCATTGGATAATATGTTAACCTTTGCTCAGTGAACACTAGTTATGGTTCTACTGTagattttagttttgtttaattttagggCATTATACATACAATACTGTAGCAAGATTTGCAACAAAATGTACATATTTCTATGTCTTAGTatgaaaacaaagccaacaatCAAACATTTTAGTAATTATAAAGGGCTGAGATAATAATTATGGAGCTAAAATTTGCTGTGGTATATTTGAAATGAAGCACAGGCGATAGATAGGAGTGTGTCATACTTACTCTCTGCTGCATATGAGCTGAAGAGCATCGACATGTCCGTGGAAAGCAGCCAGTAAGGTGGGAGTCATGCCATCCTCGTCCGCAGTGTTCAGGTCCTTCCTCGTGGCCTCCTTCAAGAGGTCCAAGTTTCCATCAATCGCTGCTTTGTGGTACCTCGACATCTCTTCAAAAGAACAGAAAAGGTCCAAACAAATCTGGCACTTTCTTTCACTCTTTCCCCCCCAACAGTCCTGTCAGATGCACAGACTGAGTCGACCACAGACCCCGAGCAAACAAAGTGATCACTGGGCGTCAACAtatcagcagcagctcagagccataaaacaaaagcaaagtcCAGGTCACTGCTGTCAGCTGCACAATTTCACCATTACTGCTTGAGATCATCATCAAGAGTTATTTAGAGCTTAATTATTAAGTGCGAACACAGCAAAATTTCCAGTGTTACACGTTTGAGGCACGTTTCCTGCAACTTTATaatgcttgtttttattttaacagctATAGCTACTAGATacagattaagatttaacatatAAATGACAATGACcttataaaatatgattttaaagtACATAAaactaaaagttaaaataacCTTCACCTCAACCAGCTATAATGTTAAAGATATAGTCCAACAAACGTACTACAAAATATTATAACACACTGCATAGTGACTCATTATGTATACTTAAAGAATCTTTCTGTTGAAGGACTTTTAATTGTTTTGGaatattttagatattttcagtggtgggggcggcacggtggtgtggtggttagcactctcgcctcacagcaagagggttgccggttcgatcccgggcgtgggagcccctctgtgtggagtttgcatgttctccccgtgtcagcgtgggctctctccgggcactccggcttcctcccacagtccaaagacatgcagattggggaccaggttaattgataactctaaattgtccataggtgtgaatgtgagcgtgaatggttgtttgtctctatgtgtcagccctgcgatagtctggcaacctgtccagggtgtaccctgcctctcgcccgatgtagctgggataggctccagcccccccgcgaccctcaagaggatgaagcggttagaagatgaatgaatgaatgaattttcagTGGTGACTGTTATCAAGATCATTCAGGGGAGGGAGAGTGGAGTCAGCTGGTACAGGGGGACAGTTGGGGCAGAAAAGAAATGCCTATGCTATTCACCATACTCATACTCAGCCACACCCTGTTCACTTTCAAGTGAAAAGTGGAgaactttttttcctccaaataTCTAATcaatttaggaaaaaaaatattttacaaatgttttcaaagaaatGTGTGAAGTGACATTGTAAACATAAGGTGTTCACATTAGACATTTAAAGGATTGTAGATTGatagtgcaaacacacacatataaatacacacacacacacacacacacacacacacacacatatatatatatatatatatatatatatatatgctgtCCAATCCTATGAACAGATGAGATACTGCGCAGAGCCCTCAAAttcccaggcctctggtagaggaTGTGAGCATAAGGAAGACATAGGTGATTcaattcttgttttttttaaactttatttaaggTGATTcaattcttgttttttttaaactttattttgaacaaCAATTAAATAGGTTAAAAGCAAAATCTTTCATTtaaataccacactgtaaaaatattccATTCTTCATGTAAAAGCcctgcattaaaaaaagttgGAAAGACAAGCAAACTaaaacaccaacaacaacaacaacaacaacaatagcagcaacaacaacaactttatGGTcctatatataaatatatatggtCCTCTATAGCTTAATAGTTACACTCCAACCATTTGTTTGCAGTGCTGGTTATAAccaatatctatctatctatctatctatctatctatctatctatctatctatctatctatctatctatctatctatccaccCTCCACTTCAGTAGGTGGCTGTAATGCGTCCTTCCGGGTTGCTGAAAACCagcagtagaagaagaagaagaaaacgaagaagctacagaagaagaagaagttgtcAACCCGGCTCAACCAATGAATGGAGACTGGGAGGAAACATCGCTCGACACTTTTCTCTCCGCACTTCTTTCTGGCCGCCTGTAGCCTTGAAGACACCATGAAGTCTGAGCTGTGACAGTTCCTGTTGTTCCTCAAACACTTCCGCTGCCAGAAAAACCAGACCGACCACCGGCTACCTCTCCTCGGGTGTCTCCGCGGTTACTTTccggtgtctgtgtgtgcgtggtcTGACCGGGAGAGGCTGCAGAGATGTCGGGCAACGGGGGCTCGGCTGTCGGCCTTCTGTCTTACGAGACGCTGGTTCACGCTGTGGCAGGTGCAATGGTGAGCAGAGATCAATGAGAGCAATAAAGCAGGTGTCAAACATTAATGTGGATGAgcctgctttttattttactagTTTGATGTTTGCACTGCTGCTACTGAAGAGACAGAACATGCGGAGTGACTGAGCcttctgtcattttgtttaGTGTATATATTTTAGTTTCATGACAATGCATTGTGTTTTAGGGGAGTGTGACAGCCATGACCGTCTTCTTCCCTTTGGACACAGCCAAGAGCAGACTGCAGGGTGAGTTGGAGGTCTTATCATCTTGGACAGAGGTTACCTGATAGCAGCAACTCTCAACAGAGGTGGACGAGTTTCTTGTGAGGATATCAGGAAGGCACGATAATGGATTTTCTCCCGATATCCGATATgtcgatatgtaacaactcatttgactgataaccatattgatattgatatacccacttttttccctacctaatttagtgatcatcaagtgtcttctgtagtggaattaacatcatattatccGTGCATACTCTTAaagtgatggcccaccagcagataaAGACATGATATACAATACTTTtgaatgtatgtaatattcattgtgcaaattaagaaaaagcatgacAGCCGATTCTggtagttcattttaaagccaatattggctgaTACCGATAACGTGCCGAtataagatgcccattttgggccTATACCCGCTCTGTACCAAGGTAGTCAGAGCATAACCATGTGGGGCCCCTTTGGGTAAAGCCATTGATGTGGGTAATTGACATGGGGCCAATATGGTACCCATGGACAGTCCCACATAGACCCTAGTTTTCAACGCATTGACTACTTACAGGGGCCCCATATGCAAATGTGAGCTGGGTTGAGAGCGTCCATGCCTTGTTAACATTCTGGTGTGTGCCTGGTTtgttataacaataataataatgatcttTAATTATAAAGTGCTTTTCAAATCAGAGGTACAACatgctttacatgtcaataattaaagcAGACAAGACATGGAAACAACAACTTTCAAAAGAACTGATTAAAACACTTTGGTGTATAAAAACAGGGGAAAGAAAAGATGGTTTAAATGAACTTAAACTCAAGAAAATTCAAATGGCAGATCGTCCCAGAGTCTTGGGGCCCTGACAGGCTTGTTACTCAGAGTTTCTGTTGTAAATTTGAAGCTTAAGCCAAGCCATAACCCTGATATAaggatgggaattgataggatGTTATTGATTCATCCAGGtcaattttctgtgtgtgtgtgggggggggggggacctaCAAAGTTTTTCAGCATTGTCTCAAGTggataaaatgagaaaatatttgCACAGCATTCAGTTTCATTCAGGTTTTCCTAGTCGATGAAATGAATTGCTGAGCCTGCCTGCGTGGCACTAATGTTATTATAACAGGTTATTTCCAATCTGTAACAGACATGCTGCTTAGAACTTGTGCGTAGAGTGTCAGATACATGGCATTCCTGGAATTTAAACCCACGTTGCATAGACACATATGTTTTATCATTTTGCAGACATTGCAAGCAGCACTATTGACATCTTTCTTCGAGTAATGAAGCCACACTTTGGAccgtttcttcctctctgccatgACTCTTTCTTGTTGCAGGTTTCCAGCAGCGTAGATGCATGAGTTTGCTTTGCAATGCGTAACTCTAAGAAAAAAAGATGCCAGCCTAGATAAAAGGAATCGATGAACTCAGAAGCATACGATTAAGATGGATCGGACAATTTAGAACCGGATCTCAACTGGAACTTGTT
Protein-coding sequences here:
- the anks4b gene encoding ankyrin repeat and SAM domain-containing protein 4B; this encodes MSRYHKAAIDGNLDLLKEATRKDLNTADEDGMTPTLLAAFHGHVDALQLICSREGDPNRSDIWGNTPLHHAAANGHMHILSFLVNFGANLFALDNEHHTAMDVAASRDRMDCVRFLDAAASQQTNQNPKKVANLKKEAIKEAEKRVKLCEKVKKKHQSKMDKMQRGAGNTGPVSEASLASALSDGGNMSGVNEQFSKLIAADKSGSLTARVKGTLQKKLGKKDKGTLQRAGGDGNVIFLKQESVASEQPEFLGVFNEQDESMLDEEGMADFDDYDNDEPGQVKQSIFNRPGLGGLIFMKKMGLESEDIPSGTNESLGYLVQNELFEAEEDAADFEGNGDTDLPWDQEDLGLDDDDDEETSPLDVFLSAISLPEFALAFSREHLDLEALMLCSDEDLKGIRIQLGPRKKILEAVARRKNALETPGKIKDSCL